AAAAAGGAATATTAAATTTTGGAAAATCCTACTCACTGCTTAATGATTACCGATTAAGCGGACAAGGAGAAGGTAGTACAGGTACTTTAGGTACAATCGGATTTAAAGTATTAAAAGAAGGAAATACAAGTATTAGTTTTGAAGATACAATTACAATGCCAAACAGCATTTCAGGTACAATGCTATATGACTGGTATGGGAACAAAATTACAAATTATTCGGTAATACAGCCGGAAATTATCATCATATCCCAGTCAGATGATGGCCCGGTGGAAACTCCAAGTCCGGAGGAACCTGGATATATAGAAATTAAATTAGACAAAACATCAGCTAAGGCAGGGGAAATTATAAAAGCTTATATTAATGTAAACGGTATACCTAACCTTGCAGCTTATCAGCTAAATATAGAATATGATGCTAATGTACTGGAGCCGGTTGATGTTAATACAGGGCAACCTTTCCGTGAAAATACGTCACCAAGTAACGGGGATGTATTAATGAATCAGGAATTTGGCATTATATCCATGGCTAGTAACAATTTATCAAAGGGAATACTTAATTTTGGTAAAGCATATAGCTATATGGAAGAGTATAGACTGAGTGGAAAACCTGAGGAATCAGGAACTATCGGGGTAATAGGCTTTAAAGTGCTAAGAGAGGAAAGCACAAATATCAGGTTTGAAAACACAAGTACAATGCCAAACGGCATTTCAGGCACGTACCTCAGCAACTGGTATGGTGAAAGACTTACAAATTACAGAATAATCCAACCGGAAACAATAAATGCTTCTTCAAGTGTTTCAGAAAATAATGTATCTATAGTGGTGGATAAAAGCAGTGCTAAAGCAGGGGAAATAATAACAGCAACATTCTTACTCAAAGGTGTTGAAAATTTTGCAGGTTACCAGCTAAATGTACAATATGACCCTGAAGTTTTAGTTCCTGTACAGCCATCAGGTGAGGTTTACGGTAAGCGCACAATGCCAGGAGGCAGCACCGTTATTAATAACGAAGAATTCTTACCAATATCAGTTGTTTCCAATGATTTAGAAGCAGGAAGATTGGCTTTTGGAAAATTATATGTGGATATGACTTCTTTAAGAAGCAGTGGTTATAGTGAAGACGGCGGTGTTTTAGCAGAAATTTCATTTAAAGTGTTAAAAGAAGAAAGAACGGAAATTACATTTGAAAGAAGACCTTCAGCATCAGGTACTACTTTAGGAGTAATGATCTTTAACTGGGACGGTTATGAAATACCTGATTGCAAAGTGCAGGAATCGGTTGTAATCAACTAAATCGGTTGTAATCAACTAATTAATATTTTAAATATATATTATAAATTTATAATTTAATATAAAAGCCGCATATAATGATTTATACATTATTTTGTGGCTTTTTTCTTTTGTTAAAATGTGATAAAAACAATTGAATTTTAGTTAATATTGTGTTATAAAAGAATTCAAGGAATAGTGTAAATAACTTTATTTTAGGAGATGATATTATTGTACAATAATAAAAAAATAATTTTGCTTTTGGCATCAATTTTTATGATTTTTTCTGTTTTAACCGGATGCAGCTCAAATAAAGACAAGGACAAACAAGGAGATGACCCTGTTGTCACAGATTCTGACATTTCAAGGAAAGACCAAAGTGCGGAACAAGGCGGCAATGAAGGAGGAAAAGATAATATTACAGGTGATAACGGGGAAACTAACGGTAAAAGCCCTGGCGGGGAGGAAGACAGCATAGGTGTTGCCCCAAAAACAACTGAAGAAGACAAAAGATTGGTAAAGGATGTAAATATAGAAAGCATACCTGTTCCCAATGAACCTTCAACAAGCAATTACATATATTTAAAGGTTGATAAAAACCAGGGAGAAGTAGGGGATGTTATAAAGGCAGAAATCAGCATAAACCTTGCAGCTAATTTTGCAGGCTACCAGCTAAATTTAAAATACGACCCGGAGGTGCTGCAGGCTGTAAACTACGAAACACATGAGCCATTTGATAAAGGGACAAGGCCACCCGGGGCTACAATACTTACAAACCAGGAATATCTTCCAATGAATCTTGTAGATAATGATATAGCAAACGGGATTTTAAATTTCGGAACTACCTATACCAACTATCCGGATTATAAAGCTTCAGGTGTAGCTGAAAAAAGCGGTGTTTTGGCTGTAATAGGCTTTAAAATATTAAAAAAAGAAACCACTGTAATTGGTTTTGAAAACGGTGAAGCCATGCCTACGGGAAAACAGGGTACAATGCTGTTTAACTGGGATGGCAACAGGCTTTCAAGTTATGAAGTTGTGGGAGTTCAAAAAATAAATTAAAAATCCTCCCTTGACATTAAAATATACCATATTGTATAATTTCTCTTAAATGACCAAAACTTTAATAGCGTTAAAAACGATGAATAGAAGGAGTAGAAAATTATTCTTTTTAAGAGAGCAGGTGGCTGGTGCGAACCTGTAAAGGTAATTTTCGAAAATCATCTAGGAGTTGCTTTGCCGAAAGAAAGAAATTTCCACTAAGCAAAGCCGGGTAACCCGTTATGTTAATTGAGTGATTTATTTAATATATAAATCAGGCTATATTCAAATGGCATTAATGCTGCCTTGGTAATAAATGCCGCTGGGTTTATATATTAATAAATAAAGTGGGTGGTACCGCGTGAGTTAAAGCTCTCGTCCCTTTTTTCAGGATGAGGGCTTTTTGATTATAAATAATATTTTTGAAAACAACATAAAAGTTTAAATTATAAATGGAGGTATAAATATGTCAGTTGATTATGGAAAAACACTAAATTTACCAAAAACCGATTTTCCCATGAGAGGGAATCTTCCTCAAAGGGAACCGGAGTTTTTGAAGAAATGGGAAGATATGGATATTTATAAAAAACAGCTTGCGAAAAATGAAGGAAAGCCTGTTTTTATCCTACATGACGGACCTCCCTATGCAAACGGGGGAATACATCTTGGAACTTCTTTAAACAAAATACTAAAGGACATAGTTATAAAGTACTACAGTATGAAAGGATACAAAACCCCTTATGTTCCAGGCTGGGATACTCACGGTCTTCCCATTGAACAAAGGGCAATAAAAGAACTGGGCTTAAAGAGGCACGAAGTAGGACCTGTAAAGTTCAGGAATGCCTGCAGGGATTTTGCCCTAAAGTACCTGGATATACAAAGAAATGCTTTTAAAAGGCTTGGAGTACGCGGTGATTGGAATAACCCTTATGTAACTTTAGAGCCTGAATTTGAAGCTAAACAAATTGAAGTATTTGGAGAAATGGCAAAAAAAGGATATATTTATAAGGGATTGAGACCTGTATACTGGTGTCCTCAGTGTGAAACAGCACTTGCAGAGGCTGAAATAGAGTATTTAGAGGATACCACTTTATCTATATATGTTAAATTTAACGTAAAAGATGACAAAGGTAAATTTAAATCAATAACTGATAATGTAAATGATATTTATTTTGTAATATGGACTACAACTACCTGGACGCTCCCTGGAAACTTAGCTATATGTTTAAATGCAGAATTTGATTATGCTGTAGTAAAAGCCGGTAATGAGTACTATGTAGTGGCAGAAGAATTAATAGAAAATGTTATGAAAACAGCAGAAATTGAAGAATATCAAGTGGTGGAAAGGTTTAAAGGAGAGGAATTGGAAGGAATTTTGTGCAGGCATCCTTTCCTTGACAGGGATTCGGTGATAATAACAGGTGACCATGTAACTTTAGAAGCGGGTACCGGTTGTGTTCACACTGCTCCGGGTCATGGTGCAGAGGACTTTGAAGTGTGTAAAAAATACGATATTCCTGTAATTGTACCTGTTGACGATAAAGGATATCTGACAGAGGAGGCAGGACAGTTTGCAGGTCTTTTCTACGAAAAATCAAATGCTGCCATTATTGAACAGCTAAAAGAAACAGGGCATCTTCTGACATCTGAAAAAATAGATCACCAATACCCTCATTGCTGGAGATGTAAAGAACCAATAATTTTCAGGGCTACAGAGCAGTGGTTTGCATCTGTGGAAGGTTTCAGGGATGAGGCAATTAAAGCTATTGACACAGTTAAGTGGGTTCCTGAATGGGGAAAAGACAGGATAACAGCAATGGTTAGAGACAGAGGGGACTGGTGTATTTCTAGACAGAGAATATGGGGAGTTCCAATTCCTATATTTTACTGCAAAGAATGTAATAAAGAGCTTATAAATGATCAAACAATAGAAGCGGTGGCAAACCTCTTTAAGGAAAGAGGCTCTAATGCATGGTATGAGGTGGATACAAAGGACATTCTACCTGAAGGCACTAAGTGTGAATGTGGATGCAGTGAATTTGAAAAAGAACAGGATATAATGGATGTGTGGTTTGACTCAGGTTCTACCCATGCAGCGGTTTTAGAAACTATTGAGGGATTGTATTCACCTGCTGATATGTATTTAGAAGGAAGTGACCAGCACAGAGGTTGGTTCCAGTCTTCCCTTCTTACTTCCGTTGCAACCAGGGGAAGGGCACCTTATAAAATTGTCCTGACCCATGGATATGTTGTTGATGGTGAAGGAAGGAAAATGTCTAAATCTTTAGGAAACGGGATTGACCCTGAAGATGTTATAAAAGAGTATGGAGCTGATATTTTAAGGCTTTGGGTTGCGTCTTCAGATTATAAGAGCGATATTAGAATTTCAAAAGACATACTAAAACAGCTTTCTGAGGTTTATAGAAAAATCAGGAATACATGCAGGTTTATCCTTGGAAATATAAATGATTATGACCCTAATAAGGACAGTGTGGAATATGACAAATTATACGAACTTGATAAATGGGCTCTTATGAAGCTTAACAAGCTGATAAGAGTGGTGGATGACGCATACAGCCGGTATGAGTTCCACCTAATGTTCCATGCAATACACAATTTCTGTGTTATAGATATGAGTAACTTCTATCTTGATATAATAAAAGACAGACTTTATACTTCAAAGGCAGATTCTATAGGAAGAAGGGCTGCACAGACTGCTATGTTTGAAATATTAGATGCTTTGGTTAAGATGCTGACTCCTGTACTTGCTTTTACAACTGAGGAAATATGGCAGCACATGCCCCACAAAGAAGGGGACGACGCTGAAAGCGTGCAGCTAAACTACTGGCCTGTTATAAATGAAACATATGATAATAAAGAGTTAGAAGAAAAGTGGGCAAAAATAATAAGAATCCGTCAAGTGGTTTCAAAGGCTTTAGAAATTGCAAGGACAGAAAAGCTAATAGGGCACTCATTAAATGCCAAAGTAAACATATACACAAATGAATCCCACTACGATTTCTTAAAGTCAATAGAAAAAGACTTAGTTACAATTTTTATAGTGTCCGATGTAGAAATTGTAAATTCAGAAAAAGTAGAAGGAAAGTTCTATGAAGATGAAGAATTTGAAGGATTAAAGGTTGTAGTATCCCAGGCAGAAGGGGAAAAATGTGAAAGATGCTGGATGATTAGCAAGACGGTAGGAGAAGATGAAAAGCATCCTTCAATTTGTGAAAGGTGCAGAGCTGTAATTGAATAGCAGATGTTTTTATATAAACAATATGGCCACATGTTAAAAATGTGGTCATATTGGATATATACATATTGGACATATTTTTTTATAAAGGTGGAGTGTCAATGACTAAACTAAATATCAATTTAGGTGAGAGAAGTTATCCAATTTATATAACAACTGATTATAACGGCATAGGGAAGGCTATTGATGATGCGGCACTTAAAGGAAAGTATGTTATGATAACCGATACCAATGTGGACAAATATCAGGCAGATGAGTGTATGAAAGCTTTTGAAAGTGTCGGTTTAGATGTTAAGAAGTTTGTTATTGAAGCGGGTGAAAGCAACAAAAACCTTGATACGGTAAGACAAATTTATGACTTTCTAATTACCCTTAAACTAGATAGAAATGCTACAATTATAGCATTAGGCGGGGGAGTAGTGGGAGACATTGCAGGATTTGTAGCCTCTACTTTTCTTAGGGGGATTAATTTTGTACAAATCCCCACAACCCTTCTTGCACAGTCTGACAGCAGTGTGGGAGGAAAAGTGGGGGTGGATTTTAAAGGACACAAAAACATAATTGGCTCCTTTTACCAGCCAAAACTGGTATATATAAATGTTAATTCCCTCAAAACCCTTCCTAAAAGGGATCTTTCCTCCGGACTTGCGGAAGTTGTAAAACATGGTATCATAAAAGATGAAGAATTTTATGAGTATATTGATGAAAATGCCGAGAAGATTATGAATTTAGATGAAAGGGTTCTGCAGTATATTGTAAAGGTGAACTGCTCTATTAAAGGCAGTGTTGTTGAAAAAGACGAGAGGGAGAGTGGACTTCGGGCAATTCTTAACTTTGGCCATACCATAGGTCATGCAATTGAAACAGTGATGGATTTTAAACTACTTCACGGCGAGTGTGTTTCTTTAGGAATGGTAGCTGTTTTTAACTTGGCAAATTATCTTGACCTTATAGATGATTACGCAACCCAAAAAGTTAAAGAAACTTTAGAAAAAATAAACCTGCCTGTTTCCCTAAAAGGTATTGATGTGGAAAAAGTATATAACCAGATGTTTTACGATAAAAAAATAGTAGGGGATAAACTGAAATTTATCTTGCCAAGGAAAAAAATAGGGGAAGTAGTCCAGTGTACATTAGAGGATGAGAATTTAATTAAAAAGGCTATTGAAAGTCTAGACAATTAAACATTTTAACATGCAAGGGGTTTTTATATGGAGAAAAACAGAGTGGCTGTTTTAGGAATAGTGGTTAACAACCGCGAGGAAACTTCCAGAAAAATAAATAATATACTAAGTGATTTTGGTCATATAATTGTAGGGAGGATGGGCATTCCCTATAAGGAAAAGGGTATATCGGTTATATCCATTATTGTAGACGGTACCAATGACGAAATAGGGGCGCTGGCCGGTAAGTTGGGAAACATCAATGGTGTAAAGGCAAAGGTTGCCATTACTTATTAAAATTATATAAAAACTCTTTAATACTAAATAAAAAAGTCTTAAGGAGTTTTATAGTTTTATGAGACAGGAGTTTTATGAGACAAGGAAAGTCAAAGATAAGGGGGGAAGTCCAAGGGACTTTTTTGAAAGGATGTGTATATGTGGAGGAAAAATTTTATTTAATACTGGCAAAAAATAGTGCCCAGATGCTTTTAATAAACAAGCTATTAAGGGAAAACGGAATAGAGACGGATTTAGTTCCCTCCCCGCCGGAATCAGGTACAGTATGTGCTATAGCTATAAAAATACAGGGTGTAAACCTTGAAAAGGCTAAAAATATACTTTTTGAAAATCAGATTGAAGTAAGAGGCATATATGAAGACAAAAAAATGAAGCTTCAGGGGCTTATTGATAAAAAACTTGGGGCTTCTGTATCAAAGGAATTTTTGGATATTTTAAAAAAGATTGAAGACGGGGACGAACTTTTAGAAAAAGAAATTGTATACCTTCTTTCAACGAAAGACATAAAAGAAATTGAAAGTATTTATGCTGCAGCTGACAGGATAAAGAGAGAGACTGTGGGAAATGTGCTGGAAATAAGGGGTGCCATTGAGTTTTCCAATTACTGCTGTAAAAAGTGCAAATACTGCGGTATAAATTCACAAAACAAAATTGAAAGGTATAGAATGAATGAAGAAGAAATAATGGAAGTAGTGGGGTATCTGAATAAAATTGGCTTAAGAACAGTGATACTCCAGTCAGGGGAAGACCCTCACTGGGGAACGGAAAGACTTATACAGCTTATAAAGAGGATAAAAAAAGAAACCGGCATGAGAATAACCCTGAGTGTGGGGGAAAAATCCTTTGAAGAGTATGAAAGTTTAAAATTAGCGGGTGCAGACAATTACCTTTTAAAAATCGAGACAACAAACAGAAAGCTTTTTAAGACAATTCATCCGGACGGGGATTTTGATTCAAGGCTTAAATGTTCTAGGTGGCTAAAGGAATTAGGCTACATAAATGGTTCGGGAAACATTATTGGAATTCCCGGTCAGACTATAGAGGATATTGCCCGGGATATACTTTATTTTAAAGAAATGGGTATTAATATGATAGGAATAGGACCTTTTATTCCTGCAAAAGGTACCGTCTTTGAAAATATGCCCCCTGGTGATATTGACCTTACTATAAGAACTATGGCGGTTACAAGAATTGTGTGCAAAAAAGTATACATACCTTCGACTACAGCATTGGCATCTTTAAGTAAAGATGCCCAGATCAGGGCTTTAAAGGCAGGGGCAAATACCATTATGCTAATTAATACACCGGCAAAATACAGAACAAATTATATGATTTACAATGATAAAAATATGGTGGACATTGATTCTGCTATTTATGCAGCTAAAAAAGCAGGTTTAGAACTTCCAAAATACCTGAAGCTTTAAAATTTCCTGAAGTGTTTTAAATTTTTCTAAAATGTATTTAAGACTGATTAATAGAGGGTGGGTTACTATGATATATTTTGACAATGCTGCAACTTCATTTCCAAAGCCTAAAAGAGTTTATGAGGAAATGCTTTGGTGTATGGAAAAATATTGTGCAAACCCTGGCAGGGGTGGACATAAAATGTCCCTTGAATCAGGAAGGGCAGTACTTAAAGTAAGAGAGATTATTTCAGACTTTTTTAATATAAAAAACCCCATGCAGGTTGTATTTACCAAAAACGCCACAGAGGCAATTAACATTGCAATAAAAGGCGTGTTAAAGGAAGGGGACCATGTAATAACCACTTGCATGGAGCATAATTCTGTAATAAGACCCCTAAAGGCCTTGGAAAAAGAAAATATTATAGAACTTACCATTGTGCCGGGGGATGAATTTGGCGAAGTAGACGCAGAAGACATTAGAAGGGCTATAAAAGGTAATACTAGGCTTATTGTAAGCACTCTGTCATCAAATGTAAACGGTATTATAATGCCGGTTAAGGATATTGGCTCCATTGCAAAGGAAAAGGGGGTTTTGTTTTTAGTTGATGCAGCCCAGGGAGCCGGAAGTATAAAAATAGATGTAGAGGAATTAAATATTGACATGCTGGCATTTCCAGGTCATAAAGGTCTTTTAGGACCTCAGGGGACAGGAGGGCTTTATGTCAGGGAGGGAATAAAAATTAATCCCTTGATTCTTGGTGGAACAGGCAGTAATTCTGAAAGTTTTATGCAACCTGAAACATTTCCTGATATATTTGAAAGCGGTACAATAAATACTCCCGGAATAGTTGGGTTAGGCTATGGGATTGAGTATATCAACAGAATGGGACTGGACAATATTAACATATTAAAACATAAACTTGTAAAAACAATTTATGAAGGTTTATCAGAGCTTAGAAATGTCAAAATATACAGCAGACCGGAAATTTCAAAAAACTCCGGGATTATTGCTTTTAATTTTGATGATGTGGAATCAAATGAAGTGAGCTATGTACTGGATAAAGTGTACAATGTAGCCACCCGTTCCGGGCTTCACTGTTCACCTTTGGCACACACTAAATTAAAAACAATAAAAACCGGTGCAGTAAGGATTAGTGTGGGATGCTTTAATACTTTAGAAGAAGTAAAAATAGTTTTAAAGTTTTTGAAGGAAATTTCCGACAATACTATATAAGTGCTGGTAGACATAAATTATTCGCATAAATTTATTAAAAAAAATATTTTTCCAGTTTTTGCTCTAATAAAAATAAATTATAAAAAATAATGTACCTATAAAAGTAAATATACTAGTATTAAAATTATTTATATGCTATAATTAAAAAAGCATACAAGTTTATTTAAAAGTGGCATATCTATATTATATAAAAAAGTTATAAATTTTATAAAAATTATATAATAAATATGTTGTGCCCTATGTTATTATAAAGTATAATTATATACAGTTTATGTTTAAAACACATATGTTTTGCACTTAAGGGGGATATGTAAATGTTTTGGGATTTGTTTTTCAGGAAAACTTCAATGGTTTGTATTGATGTAGGGTATAGGAACATTAAGGTAGTTGAGGTATCGGTAAGAAAAAACAATAATATTTTTATCGAAAATTACGGGATAGTATCAACTCCTCCAGACTGTATTAAGAATGGTGCAATATATGACGTGGAAAGGGTTTTAAGAGTTATAAAATCCGTTATAAGAGAAGAAGGTATGAAAGCAAAAAATGCTAAAATAATTATGTCTGGTACCAATATTATTACCCGAATTTACATGATAGACAAACAAGAAGGTGAAAGTGAAGACTTTACAATTAAAAATAGTATGCCCAATTTTCTTCCTGTTGATATTAATAATTACCGAGTGGACTATAAGGTCCTTCAAACTGTCAGAGAAAACAACAAGGAAAAATATAAAGTCTTTGTTACCGCTGTACCTCGCAAAATCCTGGAAAGCTATATAGAAGTTTTGCAAGGTCTTGATTTAAAGCCTCTAGCTGTTGATATACCTGCAAACAGTACCGCTAAATTCTTCAACAGGGAAATTTATACAAAGGACATGGACGAATACTACTCGAAGAGAAGAAACAGACATAAAAATGTTGAAAGTGATACTTTTGCAGTGCTGGATTTTGGTTCAGAGACAACAATAGTTAATTTTTTGAAGGATAGAATATTAGAATTTAATAAAGTTATTCTATCTGGCAGTTCCAATATAGACAACCATATAGCAAATGAGATGAACATTAGTCTTCAGGAAGCAGAAAGGCTAAAGAAGACCTATGGAATGACACGGCCTACCAGTGTTTCTAAAAGGGATCACGTTATAACTTACGGCAAAGTGAGTAGTTTTATAGAAAGACTTGTAAGGCAGATTGCCAAGTGTTTTGAATTTTACATTGAAAGATGCTATGGTTCACCAATTTCCAAGATTTTTATCATTGGTGGAGGCTCGCAGTTAAGTGGTTTGGATCAATACTTATATTCAGTGTTTAAAGTTCCGGTATATCCCATAGGACTTCTTAATTTAAAGGGTGTTGAACTAAGAAAGAATCTTGACAGAGAAAAGCTTAATTACTTAATCAACTCTGTAGGAATCTCCCTTTAATAAATAGTGTTTTAGATTATATTTACATGTAAGTGCAAAACCTCTAATAAATATATATGAAAAGTACCTGAAGTTTATTGGTGCTTTTTTAATGCTAAACTTCTTTGGTTTAAGAAAATTTTCCCGCAAACCGGAAAGTTTTCTTTAAATCCGGGTATTTTAACAGGTGGTGGATTTTTTTATACCATCTATAGTATAATTAATAGAGGAAAATTTTTTGGGAGTGGGTTATATGAATGATAAAACAATAAGGAATATCATAGTTATTTTGATTTTAATTGCTTTAGTGGTTATTGCCGTAAAGGTAATTGGGAAGATAGTGGCTGTACTTTTCCCGGTTGCCGTTGTAATTATCGCCGCATATATAGTATACAGGTTTGTAACCGGTAAGAAATTTCCTTAAATAAATATATAATTTTTTTATAATTAAGATGCATTATAAATATGCTCTTTTTTTTTATATCTATTGACATTGATAGCTAAATATAGTATGATAAAAACAAGGCGAATAAAACATATAGGAATACTAGGTTATAGGTGATGATATGAAAATTTCTACAAAAGGAAGATATGGTCTTAGGGCTATGCTGGATTTGGCGGTAAATGCAAGAGGAGAACATGTTTCATTAAACAGTATAGCTGCAAGGCAAAATATCTCTGAAAACTACTTAGAGCAGGTTTTTTCCCTTCTTAGAAAAGCCGGGCTTGTTAAAAGCATTAAAGGTCCCCAGGGTGGATATACATTAGGGATGGAACCTTCAAAAATAAAAGTGGGGGATATTTTGAGGGTTTTAGAAGGTGACCTTTTGGTAGTTGATGAAAAAAACAATGAAATTTTAAAGGACAATAATTTTGAATACTGTTTACAGCTTAATGTATGGAATAAAATGAACGAAAGTATAAATGCTGTAGTGGATTCAATGACTTTAGAAGATTTGTTGCAGGAGTACAGGAAAATTAACACCAATCAGTCTTATATGTATTATATTTAAAGAAGACAGGAGGTTTT
The genomic region above belongs to Acetivibrio saccincola and contains:
- the ileS gene encoding isoleucine--tRNA ligase, which translates into the protein MSVDYGKTLNLPKTDFPMRGNLPQREPEFLKKWEDMDIYKKQLAKNEGKPVFILHDGPPYANGGIHLGTSLNKILKDIVIKYYSMKGYKTPYVPGWDTHGLPIEQRAIKELGLKRHEVGPVKFRNACRDFALKYLDIQRNAFKRLGVRGDWNNPYVTLEPEFEAKQIEVFGEMAKKGYIYKGLRPVYWCPQCETALAEAEIEYLEDTTLSIYVKFNVKDDKGKFKSITDNVNDIYFVIWTTTTWTLPGNLAICLNAEFDYAVVKAGNEYYVVAEELIENVMKTAEIEEYQVVERFKGEELEGILCRHPFLDRDSVIITGDHVTLEAGTGCVHTAPGHGAEDFEVCKKYDIPVIVPVDDKGYLTEEAGQFAGLFYEKSNAAIIEQLKETGHLLTSEKIDHQYPHCWRCKEPIIFRATEQWFASVEGFRDEAIKAIDTVKWVPEWGKDRITAMVRDRGDWCISRQRIWGVPIPIFYCKECNKELINDQTIEAVANLFKERGSNAWYEVDTKDILPEGTKCECGCSEFEKEQDIMDVWFDSGSTHAAVLETIEGLYSPADMYLEGSDQHRGWFQSSLLTSVATRGRAPYKIVLTHGYVVDGEGRKMSKSLGNGIDPEDVIKEYGADILRLWVASSDYKSDIRISKDILKQLSEVYRKIRNTCRFILGNINDYDPNKDSVEYDKLYELDKWALMKLNKLIRVVDDAYSRYEFHLMFHAIHNFCVIDMSNFYLDIIKDRLYTSKADSIGRRAAQTAMFEILDALVKMLTPVLAFTTEEIWQHMPHKEGDDAESVQLNYWPVINETYDNKELEEKWAKIIRIRQVVSKALEIARTEKLIGHSLNAKVNIYTNESHYDFLKSIEKDLVTIFIVSDVEIVNSEKVEGKFYEDEEFEGLKVVVSQAEGEKCERCWMISKTVGEDEKHPSICERCRAVIE
- the hydE gene encoding [FeFe] hydrogenase H-cluster radical SAM maturase HydE — its product is MEEKFYLILAKNSAQMLLINKLLRENGIETDLVPSPPESGTVCAIAIKIQGVNLEKAKNILFENQIEVRGIYEDKKMKLQGLIDKKLGASVSKEFLDILKKIEDGDELLEKEIVYLLSTKDIKEIESIYAAADRIKRETVGNVLEIRGAIEFSNYCCKKCKYCGINSQNKIERYRMNEEEIMEVVGYLNKIGLRTVILQSGEDPHWGTERLIQLIKRIKKETGMRITLSVGEKSFEEYESLKLAGADNYLLKIETTNRKLFKTIHPDGDFDSRLKCSRWLKELGYINGSGNIIGIPGQTIEDIARDILYFKEMGINMIGIGPFIPAKGTVFENMPPGDIDLTIRTMAVTRIVCKKVYIPSTTALASLSKDAQIRALKAGANTIMLINTPAKYRTNYMIYNDKNMVDIDSAIYAAKKAGLELPKYLKL
- a CDS encoding cohesin domain-containing protein yields the protein MYNNKKIILLLASIFMIFSVLTGCSSNKDKDKQGDDPVVTDSDISRKDQSAEQGGNEGGKDNITGDNGETNGKSPGGEEDSIGVAPKTTEEDKRLVKDVNIESIPVPNEPSTSNYIYLKVDKNQGEVGDVIKAEISINLAANFAGYQLNLKYDPEVLQAVNYETHEPFDKGTRPPGATILTNQEYLPMNLVDNDIANGILNFGTTYTNYPDYKASGVAEKSGVLAVIGFKILKKETTVIGFENGEAMPTGKQGTMLFNWDGNRLSSYEVVGVQKIN
- a CDS encoding aminotransferase class V-fold PLP-dependent enzyme; protein product: MIYFDNAATSFPKPKRVYEEMLWCMEKYCANPGRGGHKMSLESGRAVLKVREIISDFFNIKNPMQVVFTKNATEAINIAIKGVLKEGDHVITTCMEHNSVIRPLKALEKENIIELTIVPGDEFGEVDAEDIRRAIKGNTRLIVSTLSSNVNGIIMPVKDIGSIAKEKGVLFLVDAAQGAGSIKIDVEELNIDMLAFPGHKGLLGPQGTGGLYVREGIKINPLILGGTGSNSESFMQPETFPDIFESGTINTPGIVGLGYGIEYINRMGLDNINILKHKLVKTIYEGLSELRNVKIYSRPEISKNSGIIAFNFDDVESNEVSYVLDKVYNVATRSGLHCSPLAHTKLKTIKTGAVRISVGCFNTLEEVKIVLKFLKEISDNTI
- a CDS encoding TM1266 family iron-only hydrogenase system putative regulator, with the protein product MEKNRVAVLGIVVNNREETSRKINNILSDFGHIIVGRMGIPYKEKGISVISIIVDGTNDEIGALAGKLGNINGVKAKVAITY
- the aroB gene encoding 3-dehydroquinate synthase → MTKLNINLGERSYPIYITTDYNGIGKAIDDAALKGKYVMITDTNVDKYQADECMKAFESVGLDVKKFVIEAGESNKNLDTVRQIYDFLITLKLDRNATIIALGGGVVGDIAGFVASTFLRGINFVQIPTTLLAQSDSSVGGKVGVDFKGHKNIIGSFYQPKLVYINVNSLKTLPKRDLSSGLAEVVKHGIIKDEEFYEYIDENAEKIMNLDERVLQYIVKVNCSIKGSVVEKDERESGLRAILNFGHTIGHAIETVMDFKLLHGECVSLGMVAVFNLANYLDLIDDYATQKVKETLEKINLPVSLKGIDVEKVYNQMFYDKKIVGDKLKFILPRKKIGEVVQCTLEDENLIKKAIESLDN
- a CDS encoding cohesin domain-containing protein — encoded protein: MKKNICRVLVVALLLTSVFAISNLDSVLDAFSSISGSKNGSVNAKTIENYLSLEFDKEKAQVGEIILAKVNAYSIDNLAGFQINIKYDPEILEAVDPDTGTPMKRKTFPKDGDILVNDNYKVLTMASNNIEEGILNFGKTYTFFDEYRKSGNGENTGTLAVIGFKVLKEEPVSVGFEDTVTMPGGISGTLLYDWKGNRITNYTTSQPFTINEKDSEDGNDTYGSLSLELDKTYAEVGDVIEAVIKVDNINYLSAFQLNIKYDPEFLQPVNPDTLEPFKAGTVPEGGTLVVNEEYMPFKIAANDAEKGILNFGKSYSLLNDYRLSGQGEGSTGTLGTIGFKVLKEGNTSISFEDTITMPNSISGTMLYDWYGNKITNYSVIQPEIIIISQSDDGPVETPSPEEPGYIEIKLDKTSAKAGEIIKAYINVNGIPNLAAYQLNIEYDANVLEPVDVNTGQPFRENTSPSNGDVLMNQEFGIISMASNNLSKGILNFGKAYSYMEEYRLSGKPEESGTIGVIGFKVLREESTNIRFENTSTMPNGISGTYLSNWYGERLTNYRIIQPETINASSSVSENNVSIVVDKSSAKAGEIITATFLLKGVENFAGYQLNVQYDPEVLVPVQPSGEVYGKRTMPGGSTVINNEEFLPISVVSNDLEAGRLAFGKLYVDMTSLRSSGYSEDGGVLAEISFKVLKEERTEITFERRPSASGTTLGVMIFNWDGYEIPDCKVQESVVIN